The region CGCTGCCCGTGCTCAAGGCGTTGTTCGTGTCGCCGGCAACCGGGATCTCGGATCACGACTTCACGCTCGCGTTCGCGCTGTCGCCGGTGTCGCCCGGCCCGCTGCTGAACGTCGTGCCGTTTCTCGGCTACCTGACCGACGGCTGGATCGGCGCGCTGCTCGCAACCGCTGCGCTGTTCATTCCGTCGGGGTGCCTCGTCGTGTTCGCGCAGCACCATCTGTTCCGGCTCAAGCGCCATTCGCGCTTCGAGCACGGGATGCGGCTGTTGCGCGCGGCGACGACCGGCTTCCTCGTCGTCGCCGTGGTGAAGATCCTGCACCGCGAGCCGGCCGATCCGGTTTATTGGCTCACGGGCGCGTTCGCGACGCTGTGTTTCGCGCGCTTCAGGCTGCCCGTGTATGCGGTCTACGGCGCGGTCGCAATCGCGTGCGGCGCGTGGCTGTGGGCGGTCGCGCACTGAGGCCGGTCGCAGGCGCACGCAGCGGCACAGCCGCGCACGCCGTCACAGGCCCGCGTTGACCGCGGCCGCATGCTCCTTAGCCAGCTTGCACCGCGACGCGGCGCGCGATCCACCGGGCGCGCAGCGCGTCGTACGCGAGGTTGAAGCAGAACGTGTAAGGCAGGAAGAACAGCACGATGCCCAGGTCGAGCAGCAGCGCTTCGACGAGACTCACGTTCAGCCACCACGCGGCGAGCGGCACCACCATCGCGACGAGGCCGAGCTCGAATACGACCGCGTGCGCGATCCGCATGCCGAGCGTGCGCGTGAGGCCCGCGCGCCGTTCAAAGCGATCGAACAGCGTGTTGAACGTCATGTTCCACGCCATCGCGATCAGCGACACCATCACCGTCAGCACGCCGACGTGCGACACCGGCATGTCGAGCAGCCACGCGCCGATCGGCGCGCACAGCGCGATCGCAAGCAGCTCGAACGTCAGCGCATGGACGAGGCGTTCTGTCACCGTTTTGTTCGCATGTTTCATCGTTCCCTCCGATTCATGTGCAGTTCGCGCTTGACACGAACGATGCCGTCATTCTGATCGGTGTAACTGCGCGCATCCAGTTTGTTATCATCGGTTTTACCGATATAACGCGATGAGGCTCACCCTATGCGCCATGCTCCGGAAGCGCTGGTTGCATTCGCCGAAGCCGCGCTGCTCGGCTCGTTCACGGCCGCCGCACGCAAGCTGGGCAAGCGCCAGTCGACGGTGTCCGAGGCGATCGCCAATCTCGAGATCGATCTCGGCGTGCAGTTGTTCGACCGGTCGACGCGCACGCCGACGCTCACCGATGCCGGCCGCGCGCTGCTGCCGCAGGTGCAGCGCGCGCTCGAGGCCGGCGCCGCGATCGACCGCACGGCCGCACGGCTCGCGCAGGGCGAGGAAGCGCGGCTGACGCTGGTGGTGTCCGATACGTACCAGTCGAAGCGTTACGAGGAAACGTTGATGGCGCTCGAGCAGCGCTTTCCGGCGCTCGAGCTCGAATGCCAGATCGCC is a window of Burkholderia latens DNA encoding:
- a CDS encoding multidrug/biocide efflux PACE transporter; the encoded protein is MKHANKTVTERLVHALTFELLAIALCAPIGAWLLDMPVSHVGVLTVMVSLIAMAWNMTFNTLFDRFERRAGLTRTLGMRIAHAVVFELGLVAMVVPLAAWWLNVSLVEALLLDLGIVLFFLPYTFCFNLAYDALRARWIARRVAVQAG